A single Montipora foliosa isolate CH-2021 chromosome 7, ASM3666993v2, whole genome shotgun sequence DNA region contains:
- the LOC138010460 gene encoding transcription factor HES-2-like isoform X1, translating to MNFQAYNTTDYVSKIRLERRKAQKPKIEKLRRDRINGSLDEIKQLVLEALNKDSSRYSKMEKADILEMTVQFLKGVQARQRLVESGIRSQAEHTTEVITQTSASQIPCIAQNQLELGMNGDHKPVPVLPPSISPFVTTNMVAMATRPTFVWLPYPSPPPSPTEEANQPSDLLSQQTISTLRNGNPPTFDAGQIIPVTSPSNVIPPVWRPW from the exons ATGAACTTCCAAGCATATAACACTACTGACTATGTCAGCAAAATTCGCTTGGAGAGAAGAAAG GCGCAGAAACCAAAGATAGAGAAACTCAGACGTGACAGAATTAATGGAAGCTTAGACGAAATTAAGCAATTGGTCTTGGAAGCTTTGAATAAGGAT AGTTCAAGGTACTCTAAGATGGAAAAAGCTGACATTTTGGAAATGACAGTGCAGTTTTTAAAAGGTGTACAAGCGAGGCAAAGGCTTGTAGAATCTG GGATAAGATCACAAGCCGAGCACACCACCGAGGTGATAACACAGACTTCAGCATCACAAATACCTTGCATTGCGCAAAACCAGCTGGAACTTGGAATGAACGGCGATCATAAGCCTGTGCCAGTACTGCCACCCTCCATTTCACCCTTTGTGACGACGAATATGGTCGCCATGGCAACTCGACCGACCTTTGTATGGCTTCCTTACCCTTCGCCGCCCCCTTCACCCACAGAGGAAGCAAACCAACCAAGTGACTTACTCTCACAACAAACCATTTCAACGCTTCGAAATGGAAATCCTCCTACATTTGACGCCGGCCAAATCATTCCTGTGACGTCACCTAGCAACGTCATTCCCCCAGTATGGAGGCCTTGGTGA
- the LOC138010460 gene encoding transcription factor HES-1-like isoform X2, protein MNFQAYNTTDYVSKIRLERRKAQKPKIEKLRRDRINGSLDEIKQLVLEALNKDSSRYSKMEKADILEMTVQFLKGVQARQRLVESGYLH, encoded by the exons ATGAACTTCCAAGCATATAACACTACTGACTATGTCAGCAAAATTCGCTTGGAGAGAAGAAAG GCGCAGAAACCAAAGATAGAGAAACTCAGACGTGACAGAATTAATGGAAGCTTAGACGAAATTAAGCAATTGGTCTTGGAAGCTTTGAATAAGGAT AGTTCAAGGTACTCTAAGATGGAAAAAGCTGACATTTTGGAAATGACAGTGCAGTTTTTAAAAGGTGTACAAGCGAGGCAAAGGCTTGTAGAATCTG gctATCTCCATTAA
- the LOC138010470 gene encoding transcription factor HES-1-like, whose amino-acid sequence MAVECIDSSMYVSKILSERRKAKKPLMEKMRRARINDSLNEMKNLVLDLLNKDASRYSKMEKADVLEMTVTYLRAMQRKDTLNEDSKSLAEYRAGFNQCANEVRTNILTAEGSDQLKETLLNHLASCCHSNVNNRVATSHTAGIPAMTPSFPAISPSAVWVPYPSPPPSPQSKSAIFIPVSQVQSELCEIAVPTSPLSFQVSPKQKVSFSSASSPRAATKTALWRPW is encoded by the exons ATGGCCGTTGAATGCATCGATAGTTCTATGTACGTTAGCAAGATTCTCTCTGAAAGAAGAAAG GCGAAGAAGCCTCTGATGGAAAAAATGCGCCGTGCAAGAATCAACGACAGcttgaatgaaatgaaaaactTGGTTTTGGATCTGCTTAATAAAGAT GCTTCCCGTTACTCGAAGATGGAGAAAGCGGACGTTTTAGAAATGACTGTAACTTACTTGAGAGCGATGCAGCGAAAGGACACTTTGAACGAAG ATTCCAAGTCGCTGGCCGAGTACAGAGCTGGATTCAATCAGTGCGCAAACGAAGTCAGAACAAATATTCTCACAGCGGAAGGCAGCGACCAACTCAAAGAAACACTCTTGAATCACTTGGCATCATGCTGCCATAGTAACGTCAATAACCGAGTTGCCACGAGCCACACGGCAGGGATTCCCGCCATGACCCCAAGTTTTCCCGCCATTTCACCAAGCGCCGTATGGGTTCCGTATCCTTCACCGCCGCCATCGCCACAAAGTAAATCCGCTATTTTCATTCCTGTCAGCCAGGTCCAGTCTGAACTTTGCGAAATAGCTGTACCAACTTCTCCCCTCAGTTTTCAAGTCTCTCCCAAACAGAAAGTCAGCTTTTCATCGGCCAGTTCTCCACGTGCAGCAACGAAAACAGCGCTATGGCGTCCGTGGTAA